A portion of the Simkania negevensis Z genome contains these proteins:
- a CDS encoding UDP-N-acetylmuramoyl-L-alanyl-D-glutamate--2,6-diaminopimelate ligase yields the protein MIQRKPIGWSKLKSSRICMGNGITVKKLFQGLDVEIKGCKDLEVTGVCSHSKFVAPGNLFIAKKGTNFDATEFIPDAASAGATAILTDLYNPFLEGPAQVIHPHPDRIEAEIADRFFRYPSQELFLIGITGTNGKTTTSYLIHHLLTRKESPCGLMGTIETMIGQHRIPSELTTADIVTNQKFLREMRDQGAENGVMEVTSHALEQGRVAGLDFDMAIFTNFSQDHLDYHGTMENYLAAKAKLFKIIDAPEKIAVLNADDAASLQAFGASRAKAVTFGIESPADYQAKGMHRDLEGTSFILAHQGKERRFKIPLIGDFNVLNALAAIAACHQRGLTFEQIQRRLATFPGIPGRLERIQNDRGIHLFVDFAHTPEALEKVLSLLTQVKEKKILTIFGCGGDRDPSKRPKMAAAVEKFSDHVILTSDNPRSEDPMEICLEAAKGIRETRKLLIEVDRKAAIAKGIELAKPGDVVLLAGRGHEPFQKIGGRLIPFDDREVAREICSHSP from the coding sequence ATGATCCAAAGAAAGCCGATTGGATGGAGCAAGTTGAAATCCTCAAGGATTTGTATGGGCAATGGAATTACCGTTAAAAAACTTTTTCAAGGATTAGATGTCGAAATCAAGGGTTGCAAAGACCTCGAAGTAACGGGAGTCTGTTCCCATTCGAAGTTCGTTGCACCTGGCAATCTTTTCATCGCAAAAAAAGGGACGAATTTTGATGCGACAGAGTTTATTCCCGATGCAGCATCAGCAGGTGCTACAGCAATTTTGACCGATCTCTACAATCCATTCTTAGAAGGACCTGCTCAAGTGATTCATCCCCATCCAGATCGCATTGAAGCAGAAATTGCAGATCGGTTTTTTCGCTATCCATCCCAAGAGCTTTTTTTAATTGGAATTACAGGAACCAATGGAAAGACAACCACGTCCTACCTTATTCACCATTTACTGACACGAAAAGAGTCACCTTGTGGACTCATGGGAACGATTGAAACCATGATTGGGCAGCATCGGATTCCGTCAGAATTGACAACTGCAGATATTGTGACCAACCAAAAATTCTTACGTGAAATGCGCGATCAGGGGGCAGAAAATGGAGTGATGGAAGTGACCTCTCATGCTCTTGAGCAAGGGAGAGTTGCAGGACTTGATTTTGACATGGCCATTTTTACCAACTTCTCTCAAGACCACCTTGATTATCACGGTACAATGGAAAACTACCTCGCCGCAAAAGCCAAACTCTTCAAAATCATTGACGCTCCTGAAAAAATTGCCGTTCTAAACGCCGATGATGCTGCGTCTTTGCAAGCCTTTGGCGCTTCACGTGCAAAAGCTGTGACGTTTGGGATCGAGTCTCCTGCAGATTATCAAGCAAAGGGCATGCATAGAGATCTTGAAGGAACCTCTTTCATCCTCGCTCATCAAGGTAAAGAGCGTCGTTTTAAAATACCGCTCATTGGAGATTTTAATGTGCTCAACGCTCTTGCTGCGATTGCTGCCTGTCATCAAAGAGGGCTAACTTTCGAGCAAATCCAACGGAGGTTAGCCACTTTTCCGGGAATTCCTGGAAGATTAGAGCGCATTCAAAATGATCGTGGGATCCATCTTTTTGTGGACTTTGCCCATACGCCAGAAGCTTTAGAAAAGGTTCTTTCTTTGCTGACCCAAGTGAAAGAGAAAAAAATTCTCACCATTTTTGGTTGTGGAGGGGATCGGGACCCAAGTAAGCGCCCCAAAATGGCTGCTGCCGTTGAAAAATTTTCCGATCACGTGATTCTCACCTCCGACAATCCTCGATCGGAAGATCCGATGGAAATTTGCTTGGAGGCTGCAAAAGGGATTCGAGAGACACGCAAACTTCTCATTGAAGTCGATCGAAAAGCGGCAATTGCAAAGGGGATCGAGTTAGCAAAACCTGGCGATGTCGTACTTCTTGCGGGTCGAGGGCATGAACCTTTTCAAAAGATTGGAGGACGACTCATACCGTTCGACGACCGGGAAGTTGCACGAGAAATTTGTAGTCATTCACCGTGA
- a CDS encoding N-acetylmuramoyl-L-alanine amidase family protein, translated as MFLRTALFFIFLSSPLLTACSQNGKVDQDTPLAAAQNNARKGNGHLVVLDPGHGGFDIGAKSQNVEEKELALRTAMLVKRYLSSMGYRVILTRSRDVFIPLDKRTAIANDTKSKILVSLHYNAFKSSNAKGIEVYFYDRGSKWRSSNSKKLAQNVLSRLLTQTGAASRGVKHGNFHVVREANMPAILVEGGFITHPEERDRLADPKYLDRIAQGIAEGIDKYFH; from the coding sequence ATGTTTCTGCGTACAGCTCTTTTTTTTATTTTTCTCTCCTCTCCGCTCCTGACTGCATGTTCGCAAAATGGAAAGGTCGATCAGGACACGCCCCTTGCGGCAGCGCAAAATAATGCGAGAAAGGGGAATGGTCATCTCGTTGTTTTAGATCCTGGTCACGGGGGCTTTGACATTGGCGCGAAGTCGCAAAATGTTGAAGAAAAGGAGCTCGCGCTTCGCACCGCAATGTTAGTAAAACGGTATCTTTCAAGCATGGGTTACCGCGTGATTCTCACTAGGAGTCGAGATGTATTCATACCTCTTGACAAACGGACCGCGATTGCAAATGACACCAAGAGTAAAATCCTCGTCAGCCTCCATTACAATGCTTTCAAAAGCTCCAATGCAAAGGGGATAGAAGTCTATTTTTACGATAGAGGTTCAAAATGGCGCAGCTCAAATTCAAAAAAGCTTGCCCAAAACGTCCTCTCTCGTCTGCTTACCCAAACAGGTGCTGCGTCTCGTGGAGTGAAACATGGAAACTTTCATGTCGTACGCGAAGCAAACATGCCTGCTATCTTAGTTGAAGGTGGGTTCATCACCCACCCTGAAGAGCGTGATCGGCTAGCAGATCCAAAGTACCTCGACCGGATTGCCCAAGGGATTGCCGAGGGGATCGATAAATACTTCCACTAA
- a CDS encoding NADAR family protein, protein MSGAISYLPKPFDDLAKIWSLDLKSRSSQMEAKEKKIVIRLSLVAAQFFLYYQMDFSFPAVASLGFVFSLPATTLFLGLYLFDLACRNAFENVFHAGAYVAISWYCLSVHEERTWGFLERFFPGPRPVIVPLPKPSSDEGWIEKDAYNKYVPQGTLIKQLIEQWNESGKFLELQEMDDEESGIFSYKGLSSKLNTQNVVEFFYCYKDIDLNQGNARYQAIQRTGRNQQQVFYGCFSNTFSKSFLCDGIEWASREHYIQAKRFKEGSQAYTLIKNAQGSFSSPQGLLRELAKDTYIADLRESDWEKESFHVALHANFAFFAQHKEYRDHLLATDNFPLVQRNDRQDIWGISYRDGTSKLVAEDGSLINRNREGWILMYLRNYFRNQVSLF, encoded by the coding sequence ATGAGTGGTGCAATCTCTTATCTACCAAAACCCTTTGATGATTTAGCAAAAATTTGGTCTCTCGATCTCAAATCTAGATCATCACAAATGGAAGCTAAAGAAAAGAAAATTGTAATTCGCTTGTCTCTTGTAGCTGCACAATTTTTTCTCTATTATCAAATGGATTTTTCTTTTCCAGCTGTTGCAAGTTTAGGTTTTGTTTTTTCGTTGCCTGCAACAACACTTTTCTTAGGGTTGTATTTGTTTGACCTCGCTTGCAGAAATGCATTTGAAAATGTTTTTCATGCAGGTGCTTACGTTGCTATTAGCTGGTATTGTCTTAGTGTACACGAAGAGCGGACTTGGGGATTTTTAGAAAGATTTTTTCCAGGGCCACGACCCGTGATTGTTCCTTTACCAAAGCCTTCGTCGGATGAAGGTTGGATCGAAAAAGATGCGTATAACAAATATGTTCCTCAAGGTACTTTGATCAAGCAGTTAATAGAGCAGTGGAATGAAAGTGGAAAATTTCTCGAGCTTCAAGAAATGGATGATGAAGAATCGGGGATTTTTAGTTACAAAGGGTTATCTTCAAAACTCAATACACAAAATGTGGTTGAGTTTTTCTATTGTTATAAAGATATTGATTTGAATCAGGGAAACGCTCGATATCAAGCGATTCAAAGGACTGGCAGAAATCAACAGCAAGTCTTTTATGGGTGCTTTTCTAATACATTTAGTAAGTCCTTCCTTTGTGATGGAATTGAATGGGCAAGTCGCGAACACTACATTCAGGCCAAGCGATTTAAAGAAGGGTCACAAGCGTATACTTTAATCAAAAATGCTCAAGGTTCTTTTTCATCTCCTCAGGGTCTTTTACGCGAATTAGCAAAAGACACATACATTGCAGATCTACGCGAATCAGATTGGGAAAAAGAGTCTTTCCATGTTGCTCTGCACGCAAATTTTGCTTTTTTTGCGCAACATAAAGAATACCGAGACCATTTGCTTGCAACAGATAACTTTCCTCTTGTTCAAAGAAACGATCGTCAAGATATTTGGGGAATTTCTTATCGGGATGGAACTTCAAAACTTGTTGCTGAAGATGGCTCTCTAATCAATCGCAACCGTGAAGGTTGGATTTTGATGTATCTTCGAAATTATTTTCGCAATCAAGTTTCTCTTTTTTGA
- the gnd gene encoding decarboxylating NADP(+)-dependent phosphogluconate dehydrogenase, whose protein sequence is MGENADIGLIGLAVMGQNLVLNMNDHGFKVVVYNRTTSKVDDFLKGPAKGTQVIGSHSLKEFVKALKRPRKVMLMIRAGSSVDDMIDEVAPLLEKGDIIIDGGNSHYPDSERRCQTLKERGILFIGTGISGGEEGARHGPSIMPGGNPDAWPEVKPIFQAIAAKSEEGDPCCDWVGEGGAGHYVKMVHNGIEYGDMQIICEAYQLLSSKLGIQADKLSKIFAKWNEGELNSYLIEITSQIFDYRDDDGSPLVEKILDVAGQKGTGKWTGISALDLGMPVTLIGEAVFARCLSALKDQRVKVSKHFKEPDKNFFGDKDQMIEDIRQALYASKIVSYVQGFMLMHAAAVEMGWNLNYGSIALMWRGGCIIRSRFLGKIKQAFDKNPNLESLLLDDFFKGEILKAEQGWRRVVSHAAEFGVPAPCFSTSLSFFDGYRSSRLPANLLQAQRDYFGAHTYERIDQPRGQFFHTNWTGTGGDVSSTTYNV, encoded by the coding sequence ATGGGTGAGAATGCAGATATCGGACTAATTGGTCTTGCGGTCATGGGACAAAACCTTGTTCTCAATATGAATGATCATGGCTTCAAGGTTGTTGTCTACAACCGTACAACTTCAAAAGTTGATGATTTTCTAAAAGGTCCGGCAAAAGGAACTCAGGTCATTGGATCTCATAGCTTGAAAGAGTTTGTGAAAGCGCTCAAACGCCCAAGAAAAGTGATGCTGATGATCCGAGCGGGGAGCTCCGTTGATGACATGATTGATGAGGTGGCTCCACTTCTCGAAAAAGGGGATATCATCATTGATGGAGGGAATAGTCACTATCCTGACAGTGAAAGACGTTGCCAAACGCTCAAAGAAAGAGGAATCTTGTTCATAGGAACAGGAATTTCTGGTGGGGAAGAAGGAGCGAGGCACGGTCCTTCAATTATGCCGGGAGGAAATCCCGATGCATGGCCCGAAGTCAAACCTATTTTTCAAGCCATTGCTGCTAAGTCTGAAGAAGGCGACCCTTGTTGTGATTGGGTTGGAGAAGGAGGCGCTGGTCACTACGTCAAGATGGTCCATAATGGAATTGAATACGGTGACATGCAGATCATTTGCGAAGCCTACCAACTTCTCTCTTCAAAACTCGGAATTCAAGCGGATAAGCTCAGTAAGATTTTTGCGAAGTGGAATGAAGGGGAGCTCAATAGCTATTTGATTGAAATCACAAGCCAGATTTTCGATTATCGAGATGATGATGGATCGCCGCTAGTTGAAAAAATTCTCGATGTTGCTGGGCAAAAAGGAACAGGAAAGTGGACTGGAATCAGTGCCTTAGATCTTGGGATGCCTGTGACTCTTATCGGAGAGGCTGTTTTTGCACGGTGTCTTTCTGCTCTAAAGGATCAGCGAGTGAAAGTTAGCAAACACTTCAAGGAACCAGATAAGAACTTTTTTGGCGATAAAGATCAAATGATCGAAGATATTCGGCAGGCTCTTTATGCTTCAAAAATTGTGAGTTATGTTCAAGGGTTTATGCTCATGCATGCAGCAGCAGTTGAAATGGGTTGGAATCTCAACTATGGATCGATTGCTCTCATGTGGAGAGGGGGCTGTATCATTCGGAGTCGCTTTTTGGGTAAAATCAAACAGGCCTTCGATAAGAATCCCAATCTCGAAAGCCTGCTTTTAGATGATTTCTTCAAAGGAGAAATTCTCAAAGCCGAGCAGGGTTGGCGTCGCGTTGTCAGCCATGCAGCTGAATTTGGCGTTCCTGCTCCTTGCTTTAGTACTTCACTTTCTTTCTTTGATGGCTATCGCTCGAGCCGCTTGCCTGCTAACCTGCTACAGGCACAACGGGATTACTTTGGAGCACACACGTACGAGCGGATAGACCAACCTAGAGGTCAGTTCTTCCATACTAATTGGACAGGAACAGGTGGCGACGTCAGTTCAACAACTTACAACGTTTAA
- the lepA gene encoding translation elongation factor 4, which translates to MAFKYDPKFIRNFSIIAHIDHGKSTISDRLLEVTGTVPPREMQEQLLDDMELERERGITIKAHPVTMYYEAKDGNTYQINFIDTPGHVDFSYEVSRSLSACEGALLIVDAAQGVQAQSLANVHLAVERNLEIVPILNKIDLPAADVDSVKEQIEEVIGLDASDAILCSAKTGQGITDILERILVAIPSPQPSEETALKALVFDSHYDPYRGVMVYIRVVSGEVSKKTQIKFMATDKSFEVLEVGIFSPNEKPVDILRPGEVGYVIGNIKNTSDVKIGDTITTFRGGATKALPGFRMIKPVVYAGIYPIDSSDFENVKDALVKLQLNDSALHVEQESSLALGFGFRCGFLGLLHLEITFERLQREFDIDIITTAPSVVYKVTLSNGQDKLVDNPAHFPDPSTIEYIEEPWVIAHIMTPGEYLGAIMNLGTEKRGVLDKTESMGQNRLLLTFRFPMNEIITDFNDKLKSVTRGYGSFDYEFATHEIGSIIKLEIKVNNEVVDAFSCLVHQTKAESKGRAICNKLKDVIPRQQFKVPIQAAIGGKIIARETIPALSKNVTAKCYGGDISRKRKLWEKQKKGKKRMKEIGKVNIPQSAFMEVLRAEE; encoded by the coding sequence ATGGCATTCAAATACGACCCCAAATTCATTCGAAACTTCTCCATCATCGCACACATCGACCATGGAAAGTCTACAATCTCCGACCGACTACTCGAAGTGACGGGCACGGTTCCTCCTCGCGAAATGCAAGAGCAGCTCCTTGATGACATGGAACTCGAGCGGGAACGCGGCATCACCATCAAGGCCCATCCTGTGACAATGTACTATGAAGCAAAAGATGGAAACACTTATCAAATCAATTTCATCGATACCCCTGGACATGTCGACTTTTCTTATGAAGTCTCCCGTTCTCTTTCTGCTTGCGAAGGAGCTTTGCTCATTGTCGACGCAGCACAAGGGGTCCAAGCCCAAAGTCTCGCCAATGTCCACCTTGCAGTCGAGCGCAATTTAGAAATTGTCCCGATTTTGAATAAAATTGATCTCCCTGCTGCTGATGTTGACTCTGTTAAAGAGCAAATTGAAGAAGTGATTGGACTTGATGCAAGTGATGCTATTCTTTGCTCAGCTAAAACAGGCCAAGGTATTACTGATATTTTAGAGCGCATCTTAGTCGCTATTCCATCTCCCCAACCTTCTGAAGAAACAGCCCTCAAAGCCCTCGTATTTGACTCGCACTATGATCCCTACCGAGGTGTCATGGTCTACATCCGAGTAGTGAGTGGCGAAGTTTCCAAAAAAACTCAGATCAAATTCATGGCAACAGATAAGAGTTTTGAGGTCTTAGAAGTCGGAATTTTCTCTCCAAACGAAAAACCTGTTGATATTCTTCGTCCTGGAGAGGTCGGATATGTGATTGGCAATATCAAAAATACCTCTGATGTGAAAATTGGAGATACAATCACAACTTTTCGCGGAGGAGCAACGAAAGCTCTTCCTGGCTTTCGGATGATTAAACCTGTCGTCTATGCTGGAATCTATCCGATTGATTCCTCTGATTTTGAGAATGTCAAAGATGCCCTTGTCAAACTCCAGCTCAACGACTCCGCACTACATGTCGAGCAAGAAAGTAGTTTGGCTCTTGGATTCGGATTCCGCTGCGGCTTTTTAGGGCTCCTCCATCTTGAAATCACTTTCGAGCGGCTCCAAAGAGAGTTTGATATAGACATCATCACAACTGCCCCCAGTGTTGTCTATAAGGTGACATTGTCTAATGGTCAAGATAAGCTCGTCGATAATCCTGCACATTTTCCCGATCCCTCTACAATTGAATACATTGAAGAGCCTTGGGTCATAGCCCACATCATGACTCCTGGAGAATATCTAGGTGCTATTATGAACTTAGGAACAGAAAAGCGGGGAGTCCTAGATAAAACTGAGTCGATGGGACAAAATCGTCTCCTCCTCACTTTCCGTTTTCCCATGAATGAAATTATCACTGACTTCAATGACAAATTGAAATCAGTCACACGAGGTTATGGCTCATTTGATTACGAATTTGCGACCCACGAAATCGGCTCGATCATCAAACTTGAAATTAAGGTCAACAACGAGGTTGTGGATGCCTTTTCTTGTCTCGTCCACCAAACAAAAGCCGAGTCCAAAGGACGAGCCATCTGTAACAAGCTCAAAGATGTGATTCCACGCCAACAGTTTAAGGTCCCGATTCAAGCTGCAATTGGTGGAAAAATCATTGCCCGAGAAACCATCCCGGCACTGTCGAAAAACGTCACAGCCAAATGCTATGGAGGAGACATTTCGCGTAAGCGGAAATTGTGGGAAAAGCAGAAAAAAGGAAAGAAACGGATGAAAGAGATCGGAAAAGTCAACATCCCTCAGTCAGCATTCATGGAAGTCCTTAGAGCTGAAGAATAA
- a CDS encoding NTP/NDP exchange transporter, with the protein MSQSQNEFGKVRSILWPIHGFELKKLVPMVLLFFLILFNYTVLRDTKDTLVVTAPGGGAEVIPFLKFWAVLPCAVIFMLIYAKLSNKLSKPQLFYTAVLPFLIFFALFATVLYPARDYLHPNALCDTLQNTLPAGASGFIAIIRNWTYSIFYVMAELWGSVALSLLFWGFANDITKVSESKRFYSLFGLFANFSLIISGWLIQWASKIRASLPVGADPWQVSLNYLMGMVVLSGLIIVGVYWWINRYVLTDPRFYSQDERKKQKKSKPKLSIKESFLYLTRSKYLGCIAILVLCYGIAINLIEVTWKSQLKIQFPDPNAYSTFMGRFSQITGVVTIFMMLFVGGNVIRRFGWGRAALVTPVVLLITGIAFFSFIIFRDNLTGFIASIGTTPLMLAVIFGTAQNIMSKSAKYSLFDPTKEMAYIPLDQEQKVKGKAAVDVVGARLGKSGGALIQQGLILGLGSIAAMTPYVGGILLFIILMWIIAAKSLNKQFLVQTAETAPEDKTVSVKDVEPASKVEAKTEEAPSTT; encoded by the coding sequence ATGTCACAATCACAAAATGAATTTGGTAAAGTGCGCTCCATCCTATGGCCGATTCATGGCTTTGAGCTCAAAAAGCTCGTTCCGATGGTACTGCTCTTCTTCTTAATCCTATTCAACTACACAGTCTTAAGAGATACAAAAGATACTCTTGTTGTTACTGCTCCAGGCGGCGGTGCTGAGGTCATCCCATTTCTTAAGTTCTGGGCTGTCCTGCCTTGTGCGGTCATCTTTATGTTGATTTACGCTAAACTGAGTAACAAGCTGAGTAAGCCACAGCTATTCTACACCGCTGTTCTCCCATTCCTAATATTCTTCGCGCTTTTTGCAACTGTGCTCTACCCTGCTCGTGATTATCTTCACCCTAACGCTCTTTGCGACACATTGCAAAATACCTTGCCAGCAGGCGCAAGTGGATTTATCGCGATCATCCGTAACTGGACTTACTCAATCTTTTATGTAATGGCCGAACTCTGGGGTAGCGTAGCACTCTCCCTCTTATTCTGGGGATTTGCCAACGACATCACCAAAGTCTCCGAATCAAAGCGGTTTTACTCGCTCTTCGGCCTTTTTGCGAACTTTTCACTTATCATCTCTGGATGGCTTATCCAGTGGGCGTCAAAAATCCGCGCAAGCCTTCCAGTTGGCGCAGACCCATGGCAAGTCTCTCTTAACTACTTGATGGGAATGGTCGTCCTCTCTGGACTCATTATTGTCGGAGTTTACTGGTGGATCAACCGCTACGTTCTAACTGACCCACGCTTCTACAGCCAAGATGAAAGAAAAAAACAAAAGAAGTCAAAGCCAAAACTCTCGATCAAAGAAAGTTTCCTTTACCTTACCCGCTCAAAATACCTCGGATGCATCGCCATCCTTGTCCTTTGCTATGGTATTGCAATCAACTTGATCGAAGTTACTTGGAAGAGTCAGCTTAAAATTCAGTTCCCTGATCCAAACGCTTACAGCACATTCATGGGACGCTTCTCTCAAATCACCGGTGTTGTCACCATCTTCATGATGCTCTTCGTCGGTGGTAACGTGATCCGTCGTTTTGGATGGGGACGTGCAGCACTTGTCACTCCAGTCGTTCTCTTAATCACTGGAATCGCTTTCTTCTCATTCATTATTTTCAGAGACAATTTAACTGGATTTATTGCAAGTATCGGAACTACACCGCTCATGCTTGCTGTTATATTCGGTACTGCTCAGAATATCATGAGTAAGTCAGCGAAATACTCATTATTTGATCCAACCAAAGAAATGGCTTACATCCCACTTGACCAAGAACAAAAGGTCAAGGGTAAAGCCGCTGTGGACGTTGTTGGTGCCCGCCTTGGAAAATCAGGTGGTGCTTTAATCCAACAAGGTCTAATCCTCGGGTTGGGATCGATTGCCGCGATGACACCTTATGTTGGAGGAATTCTCCTCTTTATCATCTTGATGTGGATCATTGCAGCAAAATCGCTTAACAAACAGTTCCTTGTTCAGACAGCTGAGACAGCTCCTGAAGACAAAACTGTTTCAGTCAAAGATGTCGAGCCTGCTTCTAAAGTTGAAGCTAAGACAGAAGAAGCTCCATCTACGACTTAA
- a CDS encoding Lpg1974 family pore-forming outer membrane protein: MKFFSMLPAAVLLFNASGFSEAKAHNLETQIETSSIFTYASDDSSSQVKPNGLQRSSDSLDYQNNTSNSGERQKVVLTSARGCFGVNGPFFDVEFLYLRAVEDSLKYAWKGSQSSDNNPNNGPTNVNAKQLDQDWEFDPGFRVGLGYNFDYDDWDLHTYYTWLYSYPKTSASVPSEDLTADNTQFIVGLFGSHPFTNNGSTTFELFQKGRSNWQLQFNSWDLDLGRNYYVSKRLALQPVAGLKAALIRQHLAAHYSKPVNPNQGNDPFQSMSVREKSRYWGVGPKLGVFGSWELGYGFSINADVHGALVYGESTTRLIQKGVRNNGDLLNLRLSDESYRLRPMAYLNLGLEWGDCFWDWMYFSLHLGWETQYWWNQMNFVSFNDTTPEGDLSLTGLNAGIRFDF; this comes from the coding sequence GTGAAGTTTTTCTCCATGCTACCCGCTGCAGTATTATTATTTAATGCAAGCGGTTTTAGCGAAGCTAAAGCACATAACTTAGAAACACAAATAGAAACTTCTTCTATTTTCACCTATGCTAGCGATGATTCATCTTCGCAAGTGAAACCAAATGGTCTTCAGAGAAGCTCTGACAGCCTAGATTACCAAAATAACACCTCAAACTCTGGCGAACGGCAAAAAGTTGTTTTAACCTCAGCTCGTGGTTGTTTTGGAGTGAATGGGCCTTTTTTTGATGTAGAGTTCCTCTATTTGCGAGCTGTGGAAGATAGTCTAAAATACGCTTGGAAAGGGTCACAAAGCTCAGATAATAATCCGAATAATGGCCCAACAAACGTTAACGCAAAGCAATTAGACCAAGACTGGGAATTTGATCCCGGATTCAGAGTAGGTCTCGGCTATAATTTTGATTATGATGATTGGGATTTACATACTTATTATACTTGGCTCTATTCCTATCCTAAAACTTCGGCATCTGTACCTTCTGAAGACTTAACGGCAGATAATACACAATTTATTGTAGGCCTGTTTGGGTCGCATCCCTTTACAAATAATGGATCGACAACCTTCGAGCTTTTTCAGAAAGGAAGAAGTAACTGGCAATTACAATTTAACTCCTGGGATTTAGACCTCGGAAGAAACTACTACGTGAGCAAAAGATTAGCTCTTCAGCCTGTTGCAGGCTTGAAAGCTGCTTTAATTCGACAGCATTTAGCAGCTCACTATAGTAAACCTGTTAATCCGAATCAAGGGAATGACCCTTTCCAGAGCATGAGTGTCAGAGAAAAAAGCCGCTACTGGGGCGTGGGCCCAAAACTAGGGGTTTTTGGTTCCTGGGAACTAGGATACGGGTTTAGCATTAACGCTGATGTTCATGGAGCACTGGTTTATGGTGAAAGCACTACTAGACTCATTCAAAAAGGTGTTCGAAACAATGGAGATCTGTTAAACCTACGGCTTTCAGATGAGTCTTACAGATTACGTCCTATGGCCTATTTAAATTTGGGTCTTGAATGGGGAGATTGCTTCTGGGATTGGATGTATTTCAGCCTACATCTAGGTTGGGAAACTCAATACTGGTGGAATCAAATGAATTTCGTTTCATTTAACGACACAACTCCAGAAGGAGACCTTTCTTTAACAGGGCTTAACGCAGGAATCCGCTTCGATTTCTAA
- a CDS encoding Mrp/NBP35 family ATP-binding protein: protein MPLKMYGQNEPQGNLDKVSNIIGVLGGKGGVGKSTVTVNLALALSKRGRRVGILDADIYGPSIRHLLGEAAPPEQIGVEIVPAKVKGLAVISVAFFQGEGEASIVRAPVANQIIDQFLGKICWRELDDLLIDFPPGTGDIQITLMQKAKLSGAVVVTTPQEVALLDVRKSVKMCQRMDVPLLGVVENMSYFLHQNQRYALFGEGGGKLLSDEFGIPLLGQIPIDAELSRTGDEGISLFETEAMSRSNFEEVAARLESRLKVMASADKKPEEWVWQHD from the coding sequence ATGCCGCTTAAAATGTATGGACAAAATGAGCCTCAAGGCAACTTGGATAAAGTCTCCAATATCATTGGAGTTCTAGGTGGAAAAGGGGGTGTGGGCAAGTCAACTGTGACGGTGAATCTTGCCCTGGCTCTTAGTAAAAGAGGTCGGCGTGTTGGGATTCTAGATGCAGATATTTATGGTCCTTCGATTCGCCACCTTTTAGGAGAAGCGGCTCCACCGGAGCAGATCGGTGTTGAGATCGTTCCTGCCAAAGTGAAAGGGTTAGCAGTCATTTCTGTTGCTTTTTTCCAAGGAGAAGGAGAGGCTTCAATTGTGCGAGCACCTGTAGCCAATCAAATCATTGATCAATTTTTAGGCAAGATTTGTTGGAGAGAGCTCGATGATTTATTAATTGATTTTCCACCTGGAACGGGTGACATTCAAATCACCCTGATGCAAAAAGCAAAGCTATCGGGCGCTGTGGTGGTGACGACGCCGCAAGAAGTGGCTTTGCTTGATGTGAGAAAGTCAGTGAAGATGTGTCAACGAATGGATGTTCCGCTGCTAGGTGTCGTTGAAAATATGAGTTACTTCCTTCATCAAAATCAGCGGTACGCGCTGTTTGGAGAGGGAGGAGGAAAGCTTCTTTCCGATGAGTTTGGGATTCCCCTTTTGGGACAGATTCCAATTGATGCAGAACTGAGTCGAACAGGGGATGAAGGTATTTCCCTTTTCGAAACAGAGGCGATGAGTCGCTCGAACTTTGAGGAAGTTGCAGCTCGACTGGAGTCCCGTTTAAAGGTGATGGCTTCAGCGGATAAAAAGCCAGAGGAATGGGTTTGGCAACATGATTGA
- a CDS encoding DUF971 domain-containing protein — MIELCKLTQNDRYQFEIQWSDDLVQRFRLSDLQERCPCARCEQGKRDVNPAVMAMKLTKVGNYALKIQFTEGCSKGIYPFELLREIGS, encoded by the coding sequence ATGATTGAGCTTTGCAAGTTAACACAAAATGATCGGTACCAATTTGAAATTCAATGGTCCGATGACTTGGTGCAGCGGTTTCGTTTATCTGATTTGCAAGAGCGCTGTCCTTGCGCCCGCTGTGAGCAAGGAAAAAGAGATGTGAATCCAGCTGTGATGGCAATGAAATTGACAAAAGTAGGTAACTATGCACTCAAAATACAATTTACTGAAGGGTGCTCAAAAGGTATTTACCCTTTTGAACTTTTAAGAGAGATAGGTTCATGA